From the Paenibacillus sp. R14(2021) genome, the window CTCCGTCTCCACCTGCCCAATCATCGTCATCTCGGCACGCAGCGGCAAGATGGACCAGCTGATGGCGCTTGAGAACGGGGCGGATGACTACATGACAAAGCCCTTCCATTACGAGATCGTCATGGCCAAAATACGCAGCCAGCTTCGGCGTGCCTACGGCGATTATGCGTCCAAGTCGGAAGAGCGCGTTATTGGCCAGTCCGGACTGCTGCTCTACCCGGAACGTATGGAACTGCATCTGAACGACAAATTCGTCACCTTGAGCAAGAAGGAAACCGTGCTGATGGAGACGCTGCTCGAGCGATGTCCACGGGTCGTCAGCCGGGAGACGATTCTGGACAAGCTATGGGATGATACGTTCGTGGACGATAACACGCTCAGCGTCAACATTACGCGCATCCGCAAACGGCTGGCAGAGCTCGGAATCGAGCATGCGCTCGAAACCGTCCGGGGAACGGGTTATCGGCTCAATCTGGTTTGGAAGGATGAAGCCGAATGATGAAGCTGTTCGTGCGCGAGCATCTGCCCCTGCTGGGGTGGTCTGCCGTCCAATGGACGGTAGTGCTGCTCATCTACCGCTTAGATGGCTATGATCGGCTGCCGACCGCATTGTACGCGGTATTTCTGAGCTTTTTTATGCTTGCCTGCTATTTGGGCATCCGGTACGCTACGCATCGCGGCTTCTATGCACGTCTATCGAGCCGGCTCACCTCGCTCGGACAATCGGTGAATCGCCGGGAATCAGCGCCGCTTCCGGCTGCGCTCGGGCAGCTGCTGGAAACGCAGTACAGCCATTACCGCAACGAGCTGCAAGTCTGGGAACGGAAGCAGCGGGAGCATCTGACGTTCGTCAACCAGTGGGCGCACCAGATGAAAACGCCGCTGTCCGTCATTGAAATGATTACGCAAGGCGAAGAGGATGAGCGATTGAAAAGCATCTCGGAAGAGGTCGACCGGATGAAACACGGCATCGAAATGGTGCTCTATACGGCCAGGCTGGAAACGTTCGAACAGGATTTCAGCGTGGAACAGGTAGCGCTGCTGCAGACGGTGCGCGAAGCCGTTCACGAATATAAGCGGTTGTTTATCCGCAGTCACGTCTATCCCGAGGTCAGCGTAGACGAGCATTATGTCGTTCAAACCGATGCCAAGTGGCTTCGGTTCATTGTCATGCAGCTGTTGTCCAATGCGATCAAATATACGTCCAGCAGCGGACAATCCATCAAGATAGCCGCCTTCGAGCACGAAGGAAACGTAATCCTCGAAATTCGCGACCGAGGCGTCGGAATACCCAAATCCGACCGTAAGCGCGTATTTCAGGCGTTCTACACAGGGGAAAACGGCAGATCCTTCAAGGAATCGACGGGCATGGGCCTATACCTCGTCAAGGAAGTCAGCGAGAAATTGAATCTGCAGCTGCAATTGGAGTCGGAGGTCGGCGTAGGGACGGCAGTGCGTATCCTGTTCGGGAGTAAGCTTACAAGGTTGTAAGGGAGTTGAAAGGCGAATCAATAGGTTTTGCGGCGCGGGGTAGGTTACACTTACGGCATCAAGCATAAGAGGAGGATAACCAAGGTGGATATCGTAACCGTTCGAAATCTTGGCAAAATCTACGGAGGCGCCGTTTCCTACGAAGCGCTGTCAAATATCGACCTCACGATCGGCGAAGGCGAATTCGTCGGCATCATGGGTCCGTCCGGAAGCGGGAAGACCACGCTGCTGAACATGGTATCCACGAT encodes:
- a CDS encoding response regulator transcription factor, translated to MYDIMIIEDDRKIAMLLQAHIQKYGYGSTIVDDFEHVLEQFQAHKPHLVLLDINLPSYDGYYWCRQIRSVSTCPIIVISARSGKMDQLMALENGADDYMTKPFHYEIVMAKIRSQLRRAYGDYASKSEERVIGQSGLLLYPERMELHLNDKFVTLSKKETVLMETLLERCPRVVSRETILDKLWDDTFVDDNTLSVNITRIRKRLAELGIEHALETVRGTGYRLNLVWKDEAE
- a CDS encoding HAMP domain-containing sensor histidine kinase, with the translated sequence MKLFVREHLPLLGWSAVQWTVVLLIYRLDGYDRLPTALYAVFLSFFMLACYLGIRYATHRGFYARLSSRLTSLGQSVNRRESAPLPAALGQLLETQYSHYRNELQVWERKQREHLTFVNQWAHQMKTPLSVIEMITQGEEDERLKSISEEVDRMKHGIEMVLYTARLETFEQDFSVEQVALLQTVREAVHEYKRLFIRSHVYPEVSVDEHYVVQTDAKWLRFIVMQLLSNAIKYTSSSGQSIKIAAFEHEGNVILEIRDRGVGIPKSDRKRVFQAFYTGENGRSFKESTGMGLYLVKEVSEKLNLQLQLESEVGVGTAVRILFGSKLTRL